The stretch of DNA TTGTCAGCCTATAAAATATCTCTTGCTTCGCCTTATATCGCCGCACCTTCTCGTTTCAAATATTCACTTTCGCCTCCTCTCTCTTCTCTATCTCCTGCAGGTATCAACGCCGCTAGGGTTTCTCTCCTccgtttttttaattaattttgttcgattatttatttatttatttattatctgcacgtttatttatatttaatcatttagTTTTTATACATGGAGAAAAACAGAGATTGTGTTATCGGCATCGTgatttcatatatttatttatttgtttggaggtttttattttaatcgaatttgattttgataagaCGTCATTTAGATCTGAATATCTGTCTTCTATTATCTGGTTgcgtatttttttttacagcaTGATTAGTTTCATACGTTTTTTATTCGATTTGACAAAGTATTTTGGTGATTGaatgaatataatttgttttcataTTTAGGTTTTTTTATGGTGTAATATTTGTAGGTTTAGGTTATATCTTATGTTGAAATTAAGCCTGTTGGTGGTGCTTGATATATGTTTTAATCTGTATTGATCTGTTTTAACGGTGATGGTTTTTGTAGAGCCGGAAGGCATCTATCACTAATTTACGTAGCAGATTACTGTGTGTGGGATATGCTTGGTTAATACTATTTGATCTGATTGTTGTTAAATATAACATGCTTAAatgatttaagatattttgcAAGTTTCTTCAGGAGAAAGATTGTTATTAATGGCTTTAGCTTTGGGAAATATGGTTGTAATTATTATGAAGTATATTATTTATTGTCGTATTCGATATTTGTTTGTGTTGTGGCAAGCGTTATGCGCGTTATGCACAGATTAATGTTGTGGGTTTAACTACCTGTTCCATCTGTTATGTTGTCTTCTTTTGGaagtattaaatataattttttttacaattatttgaCAGAATCAGAACATTTCACTATTGTAACCGACTAATATAGCTTCTAGTTGTTGATTCAGGATTCCTGCAAGTTCTGCAGTAGCAGATTCCGAGGTGAAGGTGAAGTTGCAGTTTCTTTCATGTTTGAACAAGCAATCATCCATTTGGGAGCCATTGAGTTGCTTGGAGAGTGTTTTTCTTCGTCTAGGAAAAAGAACAAGCCTTTGCCGAGAAAACTCAGCTGTATGCATCGTGCCCCATACCAGGAACATACTGATATCTGTAGTTTCTATTTGCAGCCTCCCGTAATTTCTGAAGAGTCTTTGTGATCATAATCAGCAAATCATTGAATTTCAGCATTTGCTGATTGTGATATCTAGTCTGTTTCTGAGATTTCCTTCATTTGACTCATCATGGCCTTACAGAACATTGGTGCTGGAAACAGCGATGATGCCTTCTACAGGTATAAGATGCCTagaatgattacaaaaattgagGGCAGGGGTAATGgcatcaaaacaaatattgtcaATATGGTTGAAATTGCAAAAGCTTTGGCAAGGCCACCCTCTTACACAACAAAGTATTTTGGTTGTGAACTTGGAGCACAGTCAAAGTTTGATGAGAAAAACGGGACTTCCCATGTCAATGGATCGCATGATACTGCAAAACTTGCTGGTCTTCTCGAGAATTTCATTAAGAAATATGTCCAGTGTTATGGTTGTGGAAATCCTGAAACTGAGATCTTGATTACTAAGAGTCAAATGATCCAGTTGAAATGTGCTGCTTGTGGTTTTGTGTCTGACGTCGATATGAGAGACAAGCTGACTACCTTCATCATTAAGAATCCACCTGAAGTGAAGAAAGGGTCCAAAGACAAGAAGGCCATGAGGAGAGCTGAGAAGGAGAGGCTGAAGGAAGGTGAAGCGGCTGATGAGGAGcttaaaaaattgaagaaagagGTCAAGAAGAAAGTAACTTCAAAGGAAAGCACCACAAAATCAAGCTCTTCAAGGAAAAAAGGGAATGGATCTGATGAAGATCATACTTCTCCTACCCACAGTCCAATTGATGAGAATGATGAAgctgaagatgaagatgatgatgtaCAATGGCAAACAGACACATCACTGGAGGCTGCTCGGCTACGAATCCAGGAACAGTTAAGTGCTGTCACAGCTGATATGGTCATGCTCTCCACAAATGAACCAGAGAAGGAGAAAGCAGCCACTAAGGTAAGTGACACTCCTAATAATGGTAATGGTAACACCATTAACTACAAGACTCTGGTTGGGGAACTCAAAGCAAATTTGAAGAAAGGTGTCTCGGCCAAAGAATTGGTGTCCCAATGGGCAAAACTTCCTGTCTCTGCCCAAGAAAAGATGAGTGCTCTATATGAAGCCCTTTTTGGGGATATTGAGaaagggtttgcaaaagaagcgCTTAAGAAGAAGAGTTACCTTGCTGCTGCTGTTGCTCAGGAAGAGGGTATGCCATTGTTGTTGTTGCGTGCAATTGAGGAATTTTCTTGCAAGTCCTCTTCCAATGCACTTAAGGAGGTTGCCCTGGTTTTGAAGGCACTCTACGATGCTGATGCCTTGGAGGAAGAGCACATATTGCAGTGGTATCAGGAAGGGCTGAAAGGCGATGACAAGAACTCTCAACTTTGGAAGAATGTTAAGCCTTTCATTGATTGGCTTCAGAGTGCAGAATCAGAGTCCGAGGAAGAATAGTGTTGCCCATATTGTTTACTTTTGTTGCTTTGATCgtgtctttttattttgaataaaaggGTCTTGTTGCCCCTGGTGTTGTTGAGTTTTTCTTTTGAAACTTCAAATTATGGCTcgtaaaattatgattttagaCTCTTCAAtgtatttttgtttgagttatgTTTTAAAACTTGGAATTGTCATGCGTGTTTGTGTTTTTCGATCTCGTCTCttgtattattaaatattttatatttatttaatgaggTGTCCTTTTTCATTGCTCTTCCGTTATTGTTTAACCAATTAACTTCAACAGCAAGAAGAGACAATAGCAACTGACTCCCCACGTTAAATAATGTGTTTCGTACAAAATTACACATCTGAATATTGTCATTATGTGATAGAAAACGCCACAACTCATTTTGTATTGATACTAATAATCTGAGTAAAGTCAAGCATATTACAATTAGTACAAGCTTTATCCATTAAGACTCATTACATCATCAATATACTTAATATTCCAATTCTCTCAAACCGAAGTCTTCAAAGCTCCAAGCTTGTTGCAATTCATCATTGCAATTCATCAGTGTTATAATAATATCTTGGAGTATCTTCTGtgtatcttataatattttagaatgtaataaaaaatatttagcaTTTATTATGGATTCAATTGATTTTCTTATGCATAGGTACATTGATATCTTTTCTGTTTATGATATTTTTGCCtcatattctattttattttattttttcctttgttttagTGGTCCATAGGATCTAGCAGGCTGCAATTTAAGTGGTGTTTGCTGATAGGCTATACAGTTGTAATAACAAAACTGTTCAGTATTAAACCAAATGactgattaaaaatttattttttgttggagAGGATTGTTTTGTAGAGTGATGAGACTGAATTTTGTTTTGTAGAGTGATCAGGTTTGGAAGTACACGACTTTTGTTTGAATAGCTAGATCATGAGGATGTGACAATTTTGCTGCATTTTCAATATGTACAGAAAAACTAGTTCGAGGAGATCTGAACTTTTAGACCAAATGTATAATGGGTGCATTTTGTTCTCATAAGAACTCTAACCAAATGATATGCAAGGTTTGAAATTGCCGTTGCATTTTGATTCTTAACGTTGCATAGACTGGGAATAATACAACCAATTTACTAAGAAAAATTGGTTTTAAATGCTGAAAAACTGGCTTATGAACTAATTTAATGAAAAATCagtataaaaaatcattttctttttgtcttAGAAGAGATGATCCACCATCATTAATTCTGAAGTCCGACACAAGACGttcaacttaataaaatttaaataggtTTAAGGACAAATAGATTAGtctatataaaaatagtttttaaactggtttaaatatattaaattgattcatattataaattagaattaAACTACTTTTAAACAAAGTGagcttattttaaaataatttttaggaAATTATCAATATGGTGCAAAATTTGGTTTATTGAATGCACTATAATGTCAACTGTTTTCagtatagatattttttttcccTCTTATTATGAACCTTGTCAAAGAGAGTCCCGcttataaatatgattaaagTCGTTATTAAGTTTTAAAGTCTAAAATCTCGTTAAAAATTTCCTTACTAAACTTTTATTATCAGGTCTTCTattgaaataacttttttaaagtatgagttcattattttttgtgaacTTAAGTGAGACGACTCATAgaccaatattttgttaattcatattttattttgaaattcttttaaaattgacttttctaaaaaaaatatcaaaagaatctaaaacattttttctcaaataaaaaaaattcgaaaaaaaataaaaaaaatttataaatcatattttataaaaaaaaagcaaaacttttttatcacaattttgaagaaaaaattattttcctaAACAAAAAgttgtcaattttaaaaaattaactttgaaGTTTTCTTTCTCAAAATCTTTTTAACTATAAAGTTTTTTTCCTCCAACATGCAGAGCAAAACCATTAATTAGTGAATTTGTAAATTGGATAAGTATAAATATGATTGAAAGTGTAATGTGCATAATACAAGCAAAACAATACACTGCAGCAGATATGAAAACAACCTTATTGTAAATATGATCACAACTCTAGAACATGAACAATCAGACCCTTTTTCATTTCTAATGCTTAAAAACTAAAACACAGATAAAGTTGTCGGTGTCACAATCTTagaaattaattgaaaaataaaatgcattCATGCAATAAGTAATCAAGATAAGACAATTAAGTTTGGTAAATTATCTTCAAAAGCaatctaaatattaatgtaGATCTTAAACAGAGATTCCACACATTCACTTAATTAGCTGCTTGAGTAATTGAATTAAGGTCGGGTTAAGTTCAATAAATCGACTTTAAAGTGGAAGTCATAATTGTTTTGATCTTGATCCAATTACTTTTGAATACTAACTACGTGAATGTCTAAAATCTTGGTGGAGAACATGGATTAAAAGAGAGCAAATGAAAATTACAATATTGGCAACAATGCGGAAGAGCACGAGGCTCGTTGTAGAAGGTGCTGAATATTCAAAGTTGAATTCATGATTTGCGGGAAACAGTGCTATGAAGTGATGATTATTCAGACCAATTCTTGGAATGTCCCAGTTGCCCCTGAAAGATAATAATCTTTTGAgcaataaatatttgaaattttttaattcgTAAATTTTCTTAATGATAGTTTATTAAAAATCTTATTAATTATAGAGTTAAATACCTATACACCGGACttgtaaaaattaatatatgcgtgaaattataattgatgaatgGATTGATTGTGTATGTTTTGAAAGTAATATATGGGTATCACAATACAACATccagtatttaaaaaaaattactttaaaaattaaataatatttatttaaagatatttttatattaaaatagcaatagatttttttttactaaaaagtgACAGTGTTTTTGAAATAggtaaagtattttttttttggcgAAATTGAGTTATGTCACATGACATTATATTAATCTATTTTCACTATCAAtttttaaagaaacaaaattaatttatgagaatcaaataaaacaaaataaattaatatcaagcaaaatattttttttaatcaagtaAAATCTCAatcttaataattaaattcaaaacaCATTAATTTGATTGAACTTTCTGAATAAAAGTTTTCAATAAAGAACATAAAGAAGTAGGATTTTTAACATAATTAGATAGCAATTTTGActagatattattttgaaggagaaaaaaataaaagaatactCTAGAGACAAGAccgcaaaataaataaatatataaaaagatacTAGGTATGCATTCGTTGGTATGATATAAGTAATGTTAAGCCTTGCTTGCCTCTAAAATCTCTCATATAGCCGCACCTTCTCATCTTCTCAATCACACACTTTCGCCTCCTATCTCCGCCTTCACTTTCTTCTCTATCTCCTGCAGGTATCAACGCCGCTTGGGTATTTCTCTTccctttttctattttttttttattaattttgtttatattattcgattatttatctatttttctgctcctttatttaatttcaattatctaCTTTTATATCTCGAGTAAAACCTAGATCGTGTAATCGGAATCGTGTCGTCTTAGCTCCATCGAATATTGATTTCATAGAttgatttgtttgtttgtttggagtttttttttttcaatcgaATTTGATTTCGATAAGATGTGATTTAGATCTGAATATTTATCGACTATAATCTGGTTTCGTCGTTTTATGTCACGATTTTCCGTTAAACGCGAGCATTTGGTAATATATATTTTCGTACGTTTTTTATTCGATTTGAAAAGTGTTGATTGAATGAATATAATCTGTTTTTATATTTAGGTTTTATTTATCGTGTAATTTTTTTAGGTTTAGGTTTGAAATTAATCCTGTTAGAGGTGTTTGATATATCTTTTAATCTGGATTGATTTTTTTAACGGTGATGGTTTTTGTAGAGCAGAATGACATCCTCTAATTTATGTAGCAGATTACTGTGTGTGGAAAATGGATTAAGACTTAATTGTTATTGTTTTGTTGATGTTAAACATAACATGCTTAAACGATTTATAAGCTCTTTTGCAAACTGCTTTATACAAAAGATTGTTGTT from Cicer arietinum cultivar CDC Frontier isolate Library 1 chromosome 3, Cicar.CDCFrontier_v2.0, whole genome shotgun sequence encodes:
- the LOC101497160 gene encoding eukaryotic translation initiation factor 5-like; this translates as MALQNIGAGNSDDAFYRYKMPRMITKIEGRGNGIKTNIVNMVEIAKALARPPSYTTKYFGCELGAQSKFDEKNGTSHVNGSHDTAKLAGLLENFIKKYVQCYGCGNPETEILITKSQMIQLKCAACGFVSDVDMRDKLTTFIIKNPPEVKKGSKDKKAMRRAEKERLKEGEAADEELKKLKKEVKKKVTSKESTTKSSSSRKKGNGSDEDHTSPTHSPIDENDEAEDEDDDVQWQTDTSLEAARLRIQEQLSAVTADMVMLSTNEPEKEKAATKVSDTPNNGNGNTINYKTLVGELKANLKKGVSAKELVSQWAKLPVSAQEKMSALYEALFGDIEKGFAKEALKKKSYLAAAVAQEEGMPLLLLRAIEEFSCKSSSNALKEVALVLKALYDADALEEEHILQWYQEGLKGDDKNSQLWKNVKPFIDWLQSAESESEEE